DNA sequence from the Actinomycetota bacterium genome:
CCGGTGCGCACCTTCCGGCGCGCGCGATCGGTGGCTTCTGTCTCACTCACGACTCGTCTTCTTTCTCTGGCGATCTACGTTCGTTCGCTGTCGTTCGTTCGCTGAGCACGGTCAGGATGCGCGCGACGTCGTGGCGCACCTGCTTGATGCGCGAAGGGTTGTCCAGCTGCCCGGTCGCGTTCTGGAACCGGAGGTTGAACAGCTCCTCCTTCGCGTCGTCGAGCCGCTCGACGAGCTGCTCGTCGCCCATCTCGCGGAGTTCGGTCACCTGCATCTACTCGCCACCTGCCCGGGAGATGAACTTCGTCTTGATCGGCAGCTTGTGCGCGGCGCGCAGCATCGCCGAACGGGCGAGATCCTCGGGGACGCCCGCCAGCTCGAACAGCACGCGGCCCGGCTTGACGACGGCCACCCACCCCTCGGGGTTGCCCTTGCCCGACCCCATGCGGGTCTCGGCCGGCTTCTTCGTGTACGGCTTGTCCGGGAAGATGTTGATCCAGACCTTGCCGCCACGACGGATCCGCCGGGTGATCGCGACGCGCGCCGACTCGATCTGGCGGTTCGTGATCCACGCCGGCTCGAGCGCCACGAGACCGAAGTCGCCGAAGGTGATCTGGGTGCCGCCCTTGGCCTTGCCGCGCATGCGACCGCGATGCTGCTTGCGGTGCTTGACCTTCTTGGGGGCGAGCATCAGGCGTCGCCTCCCTCTTGGACCTCGGTGCGCGCGGCCTCGGCCGAGGGGTCGGGCGTGGTCGTCTCGACCGTCGTGGTCTCGACCTCGGTGGTACCGGTGGTCTCGTCGACCTTCACGTCGGTCTCGGTCGTGGTCTCGGTGATCGCGGTGGGCTCGCCGGTCGAGGGGTCCTGGGCGACCTCCTCGGTCTTCTCGACCATCTTCGCGCGGCCGGGCGTCGCCTTGACCTGCGCGACGGCGCGGGCGCGGGCGCGCTCGGTCTTCCGCTCGGCCTGCGGGATCTCGTCGCCGTGGTAGACCCAGACCTTCACACCGCAGCTGCCGGAGGTCGTCTTGGCCTTGGCGGTACCGAAGTCGATCTTGGCGCGGAGCGTGTGCAGGGGAACCCGGCCCTCGCGGTACCACTCGCTGCGCGACATCTCGGTGCCACCGAGGCGGCCGCCGGTCTGCACGCGAACGCCCAGGGCGCCGGCGCGCATCGCCGTCTGCACCCCGCGGCGCATCGCGCGACGGAACGCCACGCGGCCCACGAGCTGCTCGGCGATCCCCTGGGCGAGCAGTGCGGCGTCGGTCTCGGGCCGCGACTCGCTCGCCGCCGAGTTCATGTCCTCGACCTTCACGTCGACGCGCTTCTTCGTGTAGCGCTCGATGTCCTTGCGGATCCGGTCGACCTCGGCGCCCTTGCGGCCGATCACGATGCCCGGGCGCGCGGTGCGGATGAACACCCAGATCTGGTCGCCCTTGCGCTCGATGTCGATCGAGGAGATCCCGGCCCGCGACAGGCGGGAGCGGATGTGGTCGCGGATCCAGATGTCCTCGTGCAGCGATGTGGCGTAGTCCTTGTTGGCGTACCAGTTGGACTTCCAGGGGTAGATGACCCCCAGCCGGAACCCGTACGGGTTGACCTTGTTCCCCATCTAGACCTCGTCTCCTACGGACTTCACGACGATCGTGACGTGCGACGTGCGCTTGCGGACCCGCGTGGCGCGGCCGTACGCGCGCGGCCGATAGCGGCGCAGCGTCGGGCCCTGGTCGACCCAGGCGCGCTCGACGATCAGGTTCTCCCCGATCACCCCGGGCTTCTGCTCGGCGTTGGCCACGGCGGAATTCAGCAGCTTGCCCAGCTCCTCGGAGGCACCGAGGGCCGAGAAGCGCAGGATCCGTCGCGCCTCTTCCACGTGGGCGCCGCGGATCATGTCGACGGCGCGCCGCATCTTCCGCGGCGAGGTCCGCACGTACTTCATCGATGCCTTGGCTTCGGCCACGATCTCCCTACCTCACACCCGTGCTCTTCTCGCTGCGTGCGTGGGAGCGGAACGTCCGCGTCGGCGCGAACTCCCCCAGCTTGTGCCCGACCATCGCCTCGGAGATGTAGACCGGCACGTGCTTGCGGCCGTCGTGCACCGCGATCGTGTGGCCGACCATCTCGGGGACGATCGTGCTGCGCCGCGACCAGGTCTTGATGACCTTCTTGTCGTTGCGCTTGTTCATGTCGGCGACCTTGATCATCAGGTGGTCGTCGACGAACGGACCCTTCTTCACCGACCGCGGCATCAGCCACGCCCCTTCCCGCGACGCCGGACGATGTACTTGTTCGACCGCTTCTTCTTCTTGCGCGTGCGACCCTCGGCCTGACCCCACGGCGAGACCGGGTGCCGTCCACCCGAGGACTTGCCCTCGCCACCGCCGAGCGGGTGATCGACCGGGTTCATCGCCACGCCGCGCACCGACGGGCGCTTGCGCTTCCATCGGGCGCGGCCCGCCTTCCCGAGCTGCACGAGCTCGTGCTCGGCGTTGCCGACGACGCCGACGGTGCCGCGGCACGCGGCCTCGACCATCCGCATCTCACCGGAGGGAAGGCGCAGGGTCGCGAGCTTGCCCTCCTTCGCCATCAGCTGCACCGAGGTGCCGGCCGAACGCGCCATCTTCGCGCCGCCACCGGGCTTGAGCTCGATCGCGTGCACGACGGTGCCGACCGGGATGTTGCGCAGCGGAAGCGCGTTGCCGGGACGGATCTCGGCGCCGTCCCCCGACTGCACGGTGTCACCCTGCTTGAGCCCCTGCGGCGCGAGGATGTAGCGCTTCTCGCCATCCGCGTAGTGCAGCAAAGCGATCCGCGCGCTGCGGTTCGGGTCGTACTCGATGTGAGCGACCTTCGCGGGCACGCCGTCCTTGTTCCGCCGGAAGTCGATCGAACGGAACCGGCGCTTGTTGCCGCCACCCTGGTGCCGCGTCGTGATGCGGCCCTTGTTGTTGCGGCCGGCCCGGTTGCGGCCCTTGGAGGTCAGCGCCTTCTCCGGCGTCGCCCGGGTCACGTCGTCGAACGTGCTGACGCTGGCCCCGCGGCGGCCCGGTGTCGTCGGCTTGTATTTGCGAACGGCCATGGCGATCCCTATCCGGTCTCGAACAGCTCGATGCTGTCGCCCTCGGCGAGGGTGACGATCGCGCGCTTCTGGTCGGGGCGCTTCCCGGAGGTGTACCGGTAGCGCTTCACCTTCCCCTTGCGGCGCAGCGTGTTGACCGAGGTGACGCGCACGTTCCAGATCCGCTGGACGGCCTCTTTGATCTCGGTCTTGTTCGCCCGCGGGTCGACGATGAACGTGTAGGTGTTCGCCTCGATCCCCGAGTAGGACTTCTCCGACACGACCGGGCGCACGATCACGTCGCGATCGGTCTTCACGCGGGCTCACCCGCCTTCGCGCCGTTCCTCGTGGTCGTCTTCGCGAGGCCCTCGGCGACCCGGGCGATCGCGGACCTGTCGAAGATCACGCGATCGGCGTTCACGATCTCCCACACCCCGAGACCGCCGGCGAACGCGACGCGAACGCTCGGCAGGTTCCGGAAGCTCTTCTCGGTGGCCTCGTGCGGCTCGGACAGAATGAGCAGCACCTTGCCCTGGGCCTCGATCGCGTCGAGCAGCTCGATCGCGCGCTTGGTCTTCGGTTCGTCGAACGACAGTCCGTCGACGACCGTGAGCTTGCCGCTCGCCCGCGCGTCCGACAGCGCCGAGCGCAGCGCGCCCTTGCGCATCTTCTTGTTCACGCGCATCGCGTGGTCCTGCGGCTGCGGACCGTGCGCGACCCCGCCGCCGACCCAGATCGGGGAGCGGATCGAGCCGTGCCGAGCGCGACCGGTGCCCTTCTGGCGCCACGGCTTCTTGCCGCCACCGGAGACCTTGCCCCGCGTCTTCGTCGAGTGCGTTCCCGCGCGTTGTCCCGCCATCGCCGCGACCACGACCTGGTGCATCAGTGGCACGCTGATGTCGGCCTCGAACACGTCGGCGGGAAGATCGGTCGAACCGGCCTTGGATCCCGAGGCGTCGACGACATCGACCGAGGCCATCGAGGTCACACCGCCTTCTTCTCTGCGGGAGCTTTGACGGCCGAACGGATCAGGACGAGCCCTCCGTCGGGCCCGGGGACGGCGCCCTTGACGAGCAGCAGGTTGCGTTCGGCGTCCGCCTGGACGATCTCGAGGTTGAGCAGGGTGACGCGGTCGTGACCCATGTGGCCGGCCATCCGCATGCCCTTGAACACCCGCGACGGCGTCGCGCACGCGCCGATCGACCCCGGGGCGCGGTGGACCCGGTGGGTCCCGTGGCTCGCCTTCAGCCCGGAGAACCCGTGGCGCTTCATCGGACCGGCGAACCCCTTGCCCTTGCTGACGCCGACGACGTCGGCCTTCTCGCCCGGCACGAAGATGTCGACCGAGATGCGCTGGCCGGTCTCGTAATCGGCGGCGTCGTCGGTACGGATCTCGACGAGGTGACGGGTGGCGTCGACCCCCGCCTTGTCGAAGTGGCCCTGCATCGGCTTCGACGTGCGCTTCGGCGTGGCGAACCCGATCTGCACGGCGTCGTAGCCGTCGGTCGCGGTGGTCTTGATCTGCGTGATGAAGCACGGCCCCGCCTTGATCACGGTGACCGGGATCGCGCGCGTGTCGTCGAAGATCTGCGTCATGCCGACCTTCTCGCCGAGGATGCCCTTCACCTCAGCCACCGAGCTTCACCTCGATGTCGACGCCCGCCGACAGGTTCAGGCGCTGGAGCTCCTGGACCGTCTTCGAGGTGGCGTCGACGATGTCGATCAGCCGCTTGTGGGTGAGCATCTGGAAGTGTTCCCGCGAGTCCTTGTGCTTGTGGGGCCCGCGGATCACCGTGTAGACGGCGCGCTCGGTGGGCAGGGGGACGGGTCCGACGACCTTCGCGCCGGTGCGCGTCACGTGCTCGACGATGTCGCGCGCAGCGACG
Encoded proteins:
- the rpsJ gene encoding 30S ribosomal protein S10, encoding MAGPKIRIKLRAYDHRMLDVAARDIVEHVTRTGAKVVGPVPLPTERAVYTVIRGPHKHKDSREHFQMLTHKRLIDIVDATSKTVQELQRLNLSAGVDIEVKLGG
- the rplB gene encoding 50S ribosomal protein L2, yielding MAVRKYKPTTPGRRGASVSTFDDVTRATPEKALTSKGRNRAGRNNKGRITTRHQGGGNKRRFRSIDFRRNKDGVPAKVAHIEYDPNRSARIALLHYADGEKRYILAPQGLKQGDTVQSGDGAEIRPGNALPLRNIPVGTVVHAIELKPGGGAKMARSAGTSVQLMAKEGKLATLRLPSGEMRMVEAACRGTVGVVGNAEHELVQLGKAGRARWKRKRPSVRGVAMNPVDHPLGGGEGKSSGGRHPVSPWGQAEGRTRKKKKRSNKYIVRRRGKGRG
- the rplW gene encoding 50S ribosomal protein L23 yields the protein MKTDRDVIVRPVVSEKSYSGIEANTYTFIVDPRANKTEIKEAVQRIWNVRVTSVNTLRRKGKVKRYRYTSGKRPDQKRAIVTLAEGDSIELFETG
- the rpmC gene encoding 50S ribosomal protein L29 yields the protein MQVTELREMGDEQLVERLDDAKEELFNLRFQNATGQLDNPSRIKQVRHDVARILTVLSERTTANERRSPEKEDES
- the rplP gene encoding 50S ribosomal protein L16 encodes the protein MLAPKKVKHRKQHRGRMRGKAKGGTQITFGDFGLVALEPAWITNRQIESARVAITRRIRRGGKVWINIFPDKPYTKKPAETRMGSGKGNPEGWVAVVKPGRVLFELAGVPEDLARSAMLRAAHKLPIKTKFISRAGGE
- the rplV gene encoding 50S ribosomal protein L22, with the protein product MKYVRTSPRKMRRAVDMIRGAHVEEARRILRFSALGASEELGKLLNSAVANAEQKPGVIGENLIVERAWVDQGPTLRRYRPRAYGRATRVRKRTSHVTIVVKSVGDEV
- the rpsS gene encoding 30S ribosomal protein S19, with the translated sequence MPRSVKKGPFVDDHLMIKVADMNKRNDKKVIKTWSRRSTIVPEMVGHTIAVHDGRKHVPVYISEAMVGHKLGEFAPTRTFRSHARSEKSTGVR
- the rplC gene encoding 50S ribosomal protein L3, with amino-acid sequence MAEVKGILGEKVGMTQIFDDTRAIPVTVIKAGPCFITQIKTTATDGYDAVQIGFATPKRTSKPMQGHFDKAGVDATRHLVEIRTDDAADYETGQRISVDIFVPGEKADVVGVSKGKGFAGPMKRHGFSGLKASHGTHRVHRAPGSIGACATPSRVFKGMRMAGHMGHDRVTLLNLEIVQADAERNLLLVKGAVPGPDGGLVLIRSAVKAPAEKKAV
- the rplD gene encoding 50S ribosomal protein L4 gives rise to the protein MASVDVVDASGSKAGSTDLPADVFEADISVPLMHQVVVAAMAGQRAGTHSTKTRGKVSGGGKKPWRQKGTGRARHGSIRSPIWVGGGVAHGPQPQDHAMRVNKKMRKGALRSALSDARASGKLTVVDGLSFDEPKTKRAIELLDAIEAQGKVLLILSEPHEATEKSFRNLPSVRVAFAGGLGVWEIVNADRVIFDRSAIARVAEGLAKTTTRNGAKAGEPA